One genomic region from Desulfurobacterium atlanticum encodes:
- the uvrB gene encoding excinuclease ABC subunit UvrB, producing MSIFKVKSPFTPKGDQPKAIKELSEGIKEGLKYQTLLGITGSGKTYTIAKVIEEVQKPTLVISHNKTLAAQLYHELKNFFPDNAVEYFISYYDYYQPEAYIPNRDVYIEKDCSINPVIDRMRHSATVSLLTRRDVIVVSSVSCIYGLGSPNFYSNLALRFTVGEEIDRDKAIRKLVNLGYERSEFEMRPGIFRVKGDVIDIFPADVEDRYIRIEFFGDEVDSITEQDYFDRKVLRRFNEYTVYPASHYVTPYEQIVKAVNSIERELEERIEFFLSQDKIVEAKRIEQRTRYDMELLLEIGHCKGIENYSRHLDGRAPGEPPFTLLDYFPDDFLVVIDESHVTIPQIKAMWRGDRARKHNLIEHGFRLPSAYDNRPLNFEEFLERVNQAIFVSATPGPFELDVSEKVVEQIIRPTGLLDPEIEVRKTEGQMEDLLSEIRKRIERNERTLITTLTKKTAEELTGYLIDKGIKTKYLHSEIDSVERVEIIRGLRTGEFDVLVGVNLLREGLDLPEVSLVAILDADKEGFLRSTTALIQTMGRAARNVNGKVILYADRITDSMKKAIEETNRRRKLQKEYNEKHGITPETVKREIDSSILEDAGLSQFYTLKIKKEEMPKTEEELFEEIAKLEKEMKEAAKNWEFEKAAKLRDRIKELRKLIVPA from the coding sequence ATGAGTATATTTAAAGTTAAATCTCCATTTACACCTAAAGGCGACCAGCCTAAAGCGATAAAAGAGCTGTCAGAAGGAATAAAAGAAGGACTTAAATACCAGACCCTTCTTGGAATTACAGGAAGCGGAAAAACCTACACAATTGCCAAAGTTATTGAAGAAGTTCAAAAACCCACACTTGTAATATCCCACAACAAGACCCTTGCAGCTCAGCTCTACCATGAGCTTAAAAATTTCTTCCCGGACAATGCTGTTGAGTATTTTATAAGCTACTACGACTACTACCAGCCGGAAGCCTACATCCCAAACAGGGATGTTTACATAGAAAAAGACTGCTCAATAAATCCTGTAATAGACAGAATGAGACACTCTGCCACAGTATCACTACTTACAAGAAGAGATGTTATCGTTGTCTCTTCAGTCTCCTGTATCTACGGCCTTGGTTCCCCAAACTTCTACTCAAACCTTGCACTACGATTTACGGTAGGAGAGGAGATAGACAGGGATAAAGCTATAAGAAAACTGGTAAATCTCGGATATGAAAGAAGTGAATTTGAAATGCGCCCGGGAATTTTCAGAGTAAAAGGGGATGTGATAGACATTTTTCCGGCTGATGTTGAAGACCGCTATATCAGAATAGAGTTTTTCGGAGATGAAGTGGATTCCATAACAGAACAGGACTATTTTGACAGGAAAGTGTTGAGAAGATTTAATGAATATACAGTTTATCCAGCATCCCACTATGTTACCCCTTATGAACAGATAGTAAAAGCAGTAAACTCAATAGAAAGGGAACTTGAGGAGAGAATAGAGTTTTTTCTCTCTCAGGATAAGATTGTAGAAGCAAAAAGGATAGAGCAGAGAACAAGATATGACATGGAACTTCTTCTTGAGATAGGCCACTGCAAGGGAATAGAAAACTACTCAAGGCACCTTGACGGGAGAGCGCCAGGTGAACCGCCCTTTACCCTTCTTGATTATTTTCCTGATGATTTTCTCGTTGTTATAGATGAATCACACGTAACCATCCCCCAGATAAAGGCGATGTGGCGGGGAGACAGAGCAAGAAAACACAACCTGATAGAACACGGTTTTCGCCTGCCTTCTGCTTACGACAACAGACCCTTAAACTTTGAAGAGTTTCTTGAAAGAGTTAATCAGGCTATTTTTGTCTCTGCAACTCCGGGACCGTTTGAGCTTGATGTTTCTGAAAAAGTTGTGGAACAGATAATAAGACCAACAGGACTGCTTGACCCTGAAATTGAAGTTAGAAAAACTGAAGGACAGATGGAAGACCTTCTCTCAGAAATAAGGAAAAGGATAGAAAGAAATGAAAGAACACTTATCACAACTCTTACCAAGAAAACTGCAGAAGAGCTAACAGGATACTTGATAGACAAGGGAATAAAAACAAAGTACTTACACTCTGAAATAGATTCTGTTGAAAGAGTTGAGATAATAAGAGGGTTAAGAACCGGTGAATTTGATGTTCTTGTGGGAGTAAACCTTTTAAGAGAAGGGCTTGACCTGCCGGAAGTTTCCCTTGTTGCAATTCTTGACGCAGATAAGGAAGGATTTTTAAGGTCAACAACAGCACTTATCCAGACGATGGGTAGAGCGGCAAGAAACGTTAACGGAAAGGTTATTCTCTATGCTGACAGAATAACCGACTCCATGAAAAAAGCCATTGAGGAAACAAACAGGAGAAGAAAACTTCAAAAAGAGTATAACGAAAAGCACGGTATAACACCTGAAACAGTAAAAAGAGAGATAGACTCAAGCATTCTTGAAGATGCCGGCCTTTCTCAGTTTTACACACTGAAAATTAAGAAAGAAGAAATGCCAAAAACAGAAGAAGAACTTTTTGAAGAGATTGCAAAGCTTGAAAAAGAGATGAAAGAAGCTGCGAAAAACTGGGAGTTTGAAAAAGCCGCAAAATTAAGAGACAGAATAAAAGAACTGAGAAAACTTATAGTTCCGGCATAA
- a CDS encoding adenine phosphoribosyltransferase produces the protein MRDIPDFPKPGIVFKDITPLLHKPWAVQKVVDFIGNRYIGAGVDIVAGIESRGFLLASALAYKIGAGLAIIRKPGKLPYKTVSATYTLEYGEDKIEVHEDAIQKGMKVVLIDDVLATGGTMSAAIDLVEKLGGNIVSVDFLLELTFLGGRKRIEDRGYPVFSLIKF, from the coding sequence ATAAGAGATATTCCTGATTTTCCAAAACCTGGAATAGTTTTCAAAGATATTACTCCTCTCCTTCATAAACCGTGGGCAGTTCAGAAAGTTGTTGATTTCATAGGGAACAGATACATAGGAGCAGGTGTTGATATTGTAGCAGGAATTGAATCAAGAGGGTTCTTGCTCGCTTCAGCCCTTGCATATAAGATAGGAGCAGGACTTGCAATCATAAGAAAACCGGGAAAACTTCCCTATAAAACTGTAAGTGCCACATACACACTGGAATATGGCGAAGACAAAATAGAAGTTCACGAGGATGCCATCCAGAAAGGAATGAAAGTTGTTCTTATAGATGATGTCCTTGCAACAGGCGGGACTATGAGCGCAGCTATTGATTTAGTAGAAAAACTTGGCGGTAATATTGTAAGCGTCGATTTTCTCCTTGAACTAACATTTCTTGGAGGAAGAAAAAGAATTGAGGATAGAGGCTATCCAGTATTTTCATTAATTAAATTTTAA